One genomic window of Salvia miltiorrhiza cultivar Shanhuang (shh) chromosome 4, IMPLAD_Smil_shh, whole genome shotgun sequence includes the following:
- the LOC131023158 gene encoding uncharacterized protein LOC131023158: MFYIPCIIGDTRIDQAMLDLGVSINVMPLTIYQELKIGPLKPTRVVIQLADRLSVYPEGIVEDVLVKVRDLIFPADFYVLNMGGSKPKPAVMRLGRPFLKTAQTQIDCATEKLTCQFDGETVTFNLFKATKHPTDIESVEFVDIMDRVVDHVVPSVYRNGEYDLKNEMEIMEAMIGDLEQGEVEQMQLQDHQPLEVTPLGEDDRLLPSLVRAPKLELKPLPNHLKYIYLGENQTLPCDHKFRAEPRAGGQSPAGHMEVQEGHRMDFDRYQGHKP; encoded by the coding sequence ATGTTCTACATACCATGCATCATTGGAGATACACGGATCGACCAAGCTATGCTGGACTTGGGCGTGTCGATCAATGTCATGCCTTTGACCATATACCAGGAGCTGAAGATAGGACCACTCAAACCCACCCGAGTGGTGATCCAATTGGCGGACAGGTTAAGTGTGTACCCTGAGGGCATAGTGGAGGACGTTCTTGTTAAGGTCCGGGACCTTATTTTTCCAGCCGACTTCTATGTGCTCAACATGGGAGGTTCCAAGCCAAAGCCGGCAGTAATGCGTCTGGGCAGACCATTCCTCAAGACGGCTCAAACCCAAATTGATTGTGCAACCGAGAAGCTAACGTGCCAATTCGATGGAGAAACTGTGACTTTCAACTTGTTCAAGGCAACCAAGCACCCAACTGACATTGAGAGTGTAGAGTTCGTTGATATCATGGATCGAGTGGTGGACCATGTTGTGCCCTCTGTATACAGAAATGGAGAATATGACCTGAAGAACGAGATGGAAAtaatggaagctatgatcggaGACTTGGAGCAAGGGGAGGTAGAGCAAATGCAACTTCAAGACCATCAACCCTTGGAGGTCACACCTTTAGGGGAGGACGATAGATTGCTACCGTCCCTGGTCAGAGCCCCCAAGCTTGAGTTAAAACCGCTCCCCAACCACTTGAAGTACATCTACCTGGGAGAAAATCAAACCTTGCCGTGTGATCATAAGTTCAGAGCTGAGCCTAGAGCAGGAGGACAGAGTCCAGCAGGTCATATGGAAGTACAAGAAGGCCATAGGATGGACTTTGACCGATATCAAGGGCATAAGCCCTAA